The following coding sequences lie in one Chionomys nivalis chromosome 8, mChiNiv1.1, whole genome shotgun sequence genomic window:
- the Pprc1 gene encoding peroxisome proliferator-activated receptor gamma coactivator-related protein 1 isoform X3 — protein sequence MAARRGRRDRVAPPPTGGPGPDPGGGVRGGGWTSWSQAPYGTVGTVSAAEQVHEEGDDSSFVSLSRLGPSLRDKDLEMEELILQDETLLGTMQSYMDASLISLIEDFGSLGEQSRLSLEDQNEMSLLTALTEILDNADSENLSPFDSIPDSELLVSPRESSSLHKLLTLSRTPPEHDLITPMDPMGPSTGSSRMSGVEMSLADSPWDFSPPPFLETSSPKLPSWRPSRPRPRWGQSPVPQQRSDGEEEEEVASISGQMLAGELDNSVNSLDFPMHLACPEEEDKPTAAEVAVSAPADESISSLSELVRAMHPYCLPNLTHLASLEDELQEQVDDLSAPEGCVVLEIVGQAATAGDDLEIPVVVRQIPSGSQSLLLDESAGASPALQLLMPTVEARMEAAVPKVAPCPDQEELSLNSTCLLEPREIMESLAPKELQNLPASAIQGSQRVPRKGRKKKSKEQPAACLEDYTRRLRSSSRGQSTMATEVNSQAGNLQKQPQEELQREAEAPQSRGKPRAWARAWAAALEKPESENLERSAEQDSPAEEDALDLCPKLVDTSQAEPMPADSVEADAAAVKHAIADCIPVDQASASTELIGPLPVGPVLTDRTGIRPAVSIPTPAGAVPANTVTVDSVPHDLAPVDPVLVKHRPTDPRRAAAAAAQGTRLSLDSSAHPKVAGPLKVEGSTSATTQEARPRPLSLSEYRQRRQQRQTEAEGRNSQPPTGKWPSLPETPTGLADIPCLVPPAPAKKTAPQRSSVPETCFVSVGTNPASPTPEPSASKPMVSVHLEQVPSHEMPLPVRPPLPTLQSVSPAGPIPSTVPTPLPFPPGIPPLLPLPSSGHGVPSLPPPPLQPSGLPVSMRQIPPDPYTHYAPVPPWPCYPSVSPSGYPCLPPQPTVPMVSGTPGTYAVPPTCNVPWVPTPAPVSPYSSSYGHMGWGPGPQQPPFWSTVSPPPLSSASTGRAVPPSNVEPSSNPAGSPEDELPVSVTPSLSSGADSPIAPPVEPTKLEVQPVPVSPQPKHKVSTLVQSLQVKTPPCLSTECVAVGESASERLKPEAQENRAKEKPLSATVKAGPTPRQSTAPKLPAVHPARLRKLSFLPTPRSQGSEDVVQAFISEIGIEASDLSSLLEQFEKSEAKKECPLPAPADSLAVGNSGIDTPQEKRPLDRLQAPELANVAGLTPPATPPHQLWKPLAAVSLLAKSPKSTAQEGTLKPEGVTEAKHPAAACLQERVHGPSPVHVGSGDHDYCVRSRTPPKKMPALVIPEVGSRWNVKRHQDITIKPVLSLGPAAPLLPCTTSQEPLDHRTSSEQAESSAPYLAPSTLLSPEASPCRKDMNTRTPSEPPGKQRSMRCYRKACRSVSPPGRGWQGRRGRSSRSVSSGSNRTSEASSSSSVSSSSRSRSRSLSPPHKRWRRSSCSSSGRSRRCSSSSSSSSSSSSSSSSRSRSPSLSPRRSDRRRRSYRSNDHYQRQRVLQKERAIEERRVVFIGKIPGRMTRSELKQRFSVFGEIEECTIHFRVQGDNYGFVTYRYAEEAFAAIESGHKLRQADEQPFDLCFGGRRQFCKRSYSDLDSNREDFDPAPVKSKFDSLDFDTLLKQAQKNLRR from the exons ATGGCGGCGCGCCGGGGACGGAGAGACCGAGTCGCGCCGCCTCCGACCGGGGGCCCGGGTCCTGACCCTGGCGGTGGAGTTCGCGGCGGCGGTTGGACGAGTTGGAGCCAAGCGCCGTATGGGACCGTGGGCACCGTGAGCGCCGCGGAGCAG GTCCATGAGGAGGGGGACGACTCTAGCTTTGTCAGTCTTTCTCGACTGGGCCCATCTCTGAGGGATAAAGACCTGGAAATGGAGGAGCTGATACTGCAGGATGAGACACTATTGGGGACCATGCAGAGCTACATGGATGCCTCCCTCATCTCCCTCATTGAGGATTTTGGGAGTCTTGGAGAG CAGAGCAGGTTATCTCTGGAGGACCAGAATGAAATGTCGCTGCTCACAGCTCTGACAGAGATCTTGGACAACGCGGATTCTGAGAACCTGTCCCCATTTGACAGCATTCCTGATTCAGAGCTGCTTGTGTCTCCTCGCGAGAGTTCCTCT CTCCACAAGCTACTCACTCTTTCTCGGACACCCCCAGAACATGACCTGATCACTCCAATGGACCCTATGGGGCCTAGCACAGGCAGTAGTAGGATGAGTGGG GTAGAGATGTCCCTTGCAGATTCTCCTTGGGACTtttctccacctcctttcttggAAACTTCTTCCCCTAAGCTACCTAGCTGGAGACCCTCAAGACCAAGACCTCGATGGGGTCAGTCCCCTGTCCCACAGCAGCGCAGtgatggagaagaggaggaggaggtcgcCAGCATCAGTGGTCAGATGCTTGCTGGAGAACTGGACAACTCTGTGAACAGCTTGGACTTCCCCATGCACCTGGCATGCCCAGAGGAAGAAGACAAGCCAACAGCAGCGGAGGTGGCAGTGTCAGCACCTGCTGATGAGAGCATCTCCTCCCTGAGTGAGCTGGTACGCGCCATGCATCCCTACTGCTTGCCCAACCTCACACACTTGGCATCACTTGAGGATGAGCTTCAGGAACAGGTGGATGACTTGTCAGCTCCTGAGGgttgtgtggtgctggagatagTGGGCCAGGCAGCCACAGCTGGTGATGACCTGGAGATCCCGGTTGTGGTGCGCCAGATCCCTTCTGGATCCCAGTCTCTGCTCTTGGATGAGTCTGCAGGGGCCAGTCCTGCCTTGCAGCTACTCATGCCCACCGTGGAGGCCAGGATGGAAGCAGCTGTGCCTAAGGTTGCCCCTTGCCCTGATCAAGAAGAATTATCATTGAACTCTACCTGCTTATTGGAGCCCAGGGAAATCATGGAGTCATTGGCACCCAAGGAGCTTCAGAACCTACCTGCCAGTGCAATTCAGGGTTCTCAGAGAGTTCCCAGAAAGGGCAGGAAGAAGAAGAGCAAGGAACAGCCAGCAGCCTGTTTGGAAGACTATACTAGGAGACTGAGATCATCTTCTCGTGGACAGTCTACTATGGCTACAGAGGTGAACTCTCAGGCGGGTAACTTACAGAAACAGCCTCAGGAAGAACTTCAGAGAGAGGCTGAAGCTCCTCAGAGCAGGGGGAAGCCACGGGCGTGGGCTCGGGCCTGGGCAGCTGCCTTGGAGAAGCCTGAGTCTGAGAACTTAGAGAGAAGTGCAGAACAGGATAGCCCTGCTGAAGAAGATGCCCTTGACCTCTGCCCTAAGCTGGTTGATACTAGCCAAGCTGAGCCCATGCCAGCTGACTCTGTTGAAGCTGATGCAGCTGCAGTTAAGCATGCTATAGCTGATTGTATACCTGTTGACCAGGCTTCAGCTAGTACAGAACTGATTGGTCCTCTCCCAGTAGGCCCAGTGCTGACTGACAGGACAGGAATCAGACCTGCAGTGTCTATTCCCACCCCAGCTGGCGCTGTCCCAGCTAACACAGTGACAGTTGACTCTGTTCCGCATGACCTGGCTCCAGTAGACCCTGTGCTAGTTAAGCACAGACCAACCGACCCTAGAcgtgctgcagcagcagcagctcagggGACTCGTCTTTCCCTAGATTCCTCAGCCCACCCCAAGGTTGCAGGTCCTCTGAAGGTGGAAGGTAGCACCAGCGCTACAACCCAGGAAGCCAGACCTCGACCTCTCAGCCTGTCTGAGTACCGCCAGCGAAGGCAGCAAAGACAAACAGAAGCAGAAGGCAGGAATTCTCAGCCCCCCACTGGCAAGTGGCCTAGTCTCCCAGAGACCCCCACAGGGCTGGCAGATATTCCTTGTCTTGTTCCACCAGCCCCAGCCAAGAAGACAGCTCCACAGAGAAGCTCTGTACCAGAGACTTGTTTTGTGTCTGTGGGTACCAACCCTGCTTCCCCTACTCCTGAGCCATCTGCAAGCAAACCTATGGTTTCCGTTCACTTGGAACAGGTGCCGTCTCATGAGATGCCACTTCCAGTTAGACCGCCCCTTCCTACCTTGCAGTCTGTGTCTCCTGCTGGGCCCATCCCTTCCACAGTGCCCACTCCTTTGCCTTTCCCTCCAGGCATACCTCCtttgcttcctcttccttcaaGTGGCCATGGAGTCCCCAGTCTGCCCCCACCTCCCTTGCAACCATCTGGACTTCCAGTGTCCATGAGACAAATACCACCTGATCCCTATACTCATTATGCCCCTGTGCCACCCTGGCCTTGTTATCCCTCTGTGTCCCCTTCTGGCTATCCTTGTCTGCCCCCACAACCAACGGTGCCCATGGTGTCTGGTACTCCTGGTACCTATGCTGTACCCCCAACTTGCAATGTGCCTTGGGTACCCACTCCTGCTCCAGTTTCACCTTACAGCTCCAGCTATGGGCACATGGGATGGGGCCCTGGACCTCAACAGCCTCCGTTCTGGTCTACTGTTTCTCCACCTCCTTTGTCTTCAGCGTCTACTGGAAGAGCTGTTCCCCCATCCAATGTGGAACCTAGTAGTAATCCAGCTGGTTCTCCTGAAGATGAACTTCCTGTGTCAGTGACTCCTTCCCTAAGTTCTGGGGCAGACAGCCCCATAGCTCCACCGGTTGAGCCTACGAAACTGGAGGTTCAGCCAGTGCCTGTGTCTCCTCAGCCAAAACACAAAGTGTCTACCCTGGTACAAAGTCTCCAGGTCAAGACTCCACCATGTCTGTCTACTGAGTGTGTAGCTGTTGGGGAGTCTGCATCAGAGAGGCTAAAGCCTGAGGCTCAGGAGAACAGAGCCAAGGAAAAGCCCCTCTCTGCAACTGTCAAGGCTGGTCCCACACCAAGGCAGAGTACTGCCCCAAAGCTGCCTGCTGTCCATCCAGCCCGACTAAGAAAACTATCCTTCCTGCCTACTCCACGTTCTCAGGGGTCTGAGGACGTGGTACAGGCATTCATCAGTGAGATTG GAATTGAAGCATCAGACCTGTCCAGTCTGTTGGAGCAGTTTGAGAAATCAGAAG CCAAAAAGGAGTGTCCTCTCCCGGCTCCTGCTGACAGCCTGGCTGTAGGAAACTCAGG CATTGACACTCCCCAGGAGAAGAGACCCCTAGACCGGTTACAAGCCCCAGAACTGGCCAACGTGGCAG gGCTCACCCCTCCAGCTACCCCTCCCCACCAGTTATGGAAGCCCTTGGCTGCTGTCTCACTGTTGGCCAAATCTCCTAAATCTACCGCCCAGGAGGGAACCCTGAAGCCTGAAGGAGTTACAGAGGCCAAACATCCAGCTGCAGCCTGCCTCCAAGAAAGGGTCCATGGCCCTAGTCCTgtccatgtgggctctggggaccaTGATTATTGTGTCCGAAGCAGGACACCCCCAAAAAAGATGCCTGCCCTAGTCATTCCAGAGGTGGGCTCCCGATGGAATGTCAAGCGCCATCAGGACATCACCATCAAACCCGTCTTGTCATTGGGCCCAGCTGCTCCCCTACTTCCATGCACGACTTCCCAGGAGCCACTTGATCACAGGACTAGCAGTGAGCAGGCAGAGTCTTCAGCGCCTTATCTTGCCCCGTCCACCTTGCTGTCTCCTGAGGCCTCACCCTGCCGGAAAGACATGAACACTAGGACTCCCTCTGAGCCCCCAGGCAAGCAGCGGTCAATGCGCTGTTACCGAAAAGCCTGCAGATCAGTCAGTCCCCCAGGTCGGGGCTGGCAGGGCCGTCGTGGCCGCAGCAGCCGCTCTGTCAGCTCTGGGTCCAACCGGACCAGCGAAGCATCCTCATCTTCATCGGTGTCTTCCTCATCCCGATCCCGGTCCAggtccctctcccccccccacaagAGGTGGCGAAG GTCCAGCTGCAGTTCCTCTGGACGTTCGAGAAGATGTTCATCCTCTTCATCatcttcatcctcttcttcctcatcatcCAGTTCCAGAAGccgttctccctctctgtcccctcgCAGAAGTGACCGAAGGCGGCG CTCTTACCGTTCAAATGACCATTACCAAAGGCAGAGAGTGCTGCAGAAGGAGCGTGCAATA gaagagagaagggtggTCTTCATTGGAAAGATACCTGGCCGCATGACTCGGTCAGAGCTGAAACAGAGATTCTCTGTTTTTGGAGAGATTGAGGAGTGCACCATTCATTTTCGTGTCCAAGG TGACAACTATGGTTTCGTCACTTACCGTTATGCTGAAGAGGCATTTGCAGCCATCGAGAGTGGCCACAAGTTGCGGCAGGCAGATGAGCAGCCCTTTGATCTCTGCTTTGGGGGCCGCAGGCAGTTCTGCAAAAGGAGTTACTCTGATCTTG ACTCCAATCGGGAAGACTTTGACCCTGCTCCCGTGAAGAGCAAATTTGATTCACTTGACTTTGATACATTATTGAAACAGGCCCAGAAGAACCTGAGGAGGTAA
- the Pprc1 gene encoding peroxisome proliferator-activated receptor gamma coactivator-related protein 1 isoform X1 yields MAARRGRRDRVAPPPTGGPGPDPGGGVRGGGWTSWSQAPYGTVGTVSAAEQVHEEGDDSSFVSLSRLGPSLRDKDLEMEELILQDETLLGTMQSYMDASLISLIEDFGSLGEQSRLSLEDQNEMSLLTALTEILDNADSENLSPFDSIPDSELLVSPRESSSLHKLLTLSRTPPEHDLITPMDPMGPSTGSSRMSGVEMSLADSPWDFSPPPFLETSSPKLPSWRPSRPRPRWGQSPVPQQRSDGEEEEEVASISGQMLAGELDNSVNSLDFPMHLACPEEEDKPTAAEVAVSAPADESISSLSELVRAMHPYCLPNLTHLASLEDELQEQVDDLSAPEGCVVLEIVGQAATAGDDLEIPVVVRQIPSGSQSLLLDESAGASPALQLLMPTVEARMEAAVPKVAPCPDQEELSLNSTCLLEPREIMESLAPKELQNLPASAIQGSQRVPRKGRKKKSKEQPAACLEDYTRRLRSSSRGQSTMATEVNSQAGNLQKQPQEELQREAEAPQSRGKPRAWARAWAAALEKPESENLERSAEQDSPAEEDALDLCPKLVDTSQAEPMPADSVEADAAAVKHAIADCIPVDQASASTELIGPLPVGPVLTDRTGIRPAVSIPTPAGAVPANTVTVDSVPHDLAPVDPVLVKHRPTDPRRAAAAAAQGTRLSLDSSAHPKVAGPLKVEGSTSATTQEARPRPLSLSEYRQRRQQRQTEAEGRNSQPPTGKWPSLPETPTGLADIPCLVPPAPAKKTAPQRSSVPETCFVSVGTNPASPTPEPSASKPMVSVHLEQVPSHEMPLPVRPPLPTLQSVSPAGPIPSTVPTPLPFPPGIPPLLPLPSSGHGVPSLPPPPLQPSGLPVSMRQIPPDPYTHYAPVPPWPCYPSVSPSGYPCLPPQPTVPMVSGTPGTYAVPPTCNVPWVPTPAPVSPYSSSYGHMGWGPGPQQPPFWSTVSPPPLSSASTGRAVPPSNVEPSSNPAGSPEDELPVSVTPSLSSGADSPIAPPVEPTKLEVQPVPVSPQPKHKVSTLVQSLQVKTPPCLSTECVAVGESASERLKPEAQENRAKEKPLSATVKAGPTPRQSTAPKLPAVHPARLRKLSFLPTPRSQGSEDVVQAFISEIGIEASDLSSLLEQFEKSEAKKECPLPAPADSLAVGNSGSIDTPQEKRPLDRLQAPELANVAGLTPPATPPHQLWKPLAAVSLLAKSPKSTAQEGTLKPEGVTEAKHPAAACLQERVHGPSPVHVGSGDHDYCVRSRTPPKKMPALVIPEVGSRWNVKRHQDITIKPVLSLGPAAPLLPCTTSQEPLDHRTSSEQAESSAPYLAPSTLLSPEASPCRKDMNTRTPSEPPGKQRSMRCYRKACRSVSPPGRGWQGRRGRSSRSVSSGSNRTSEASSSSSVSSSSRSRSRSLSPPHKRWRRSSCSSSGRSRRCSSSSSSSSSSSSSSSSRSRSPSLSPRRSDRRRRSYRSNDHYQRQRVLQKERAIEERRVVFIGKIPGRMTRSELKQRFSVFGEIEECTIHFRVQGDNYGFVTYRYAEEAFAAIESGHKLRQADEQPFDLCFGGRRQFCKRSYSDLDSNREDFDPAPVKSKFDSLDFDTLLKQAQKNLRR; encoded by the exons ATGGCGGCGCGCCGGGGACGGAGAGACCGAGTCGCGCCGCCTCCGACCGGGGGCCCGGGTCCTGACCCTGGCGGTGGAGTTCGCGGCGGCGGTTGGACGAGTTGGAGCCAAGCGCCGTATGGGACCGTGGGCACCGTGAGCGCCGCGGAGCAG GTCCATGAGGAGGGGGACGACTCTAGCTTTGTCAGTCTTTCTCGACTGGGCCCATCTCTGAGGGATAAAGACCTGGAAATGGAGGAGCTGATACTGCAGGATGAGACACTATTGGGGACCATGCAGAGCTACATGGATGCCTCCCTCATCTCCCTCATTGAGGATTTTGGGAGTCTTGGAGAG CAGAGCAGGTTATCTCTGGAGGACCAGAATGAAATGTCGCTGCTCACAGCTCTGACAGAGATCTTGGACAACGCGGATTCTGAGAACCTGTCCCCATTTGACAGCATTCCTGATTCAGAGCTGCTTGTGTCTCCTCGCGAGAGTTCCTCT CTCCACAAGCTACTCACTCTTTCTCGGACACCCCCAGAACATGACCTGATCACTCCAATGGACCCTATGGGGCCTAGCACAGGCAGTAGTAGGATGAGTGGG GTAGAGATGTCCCTTGCAGATTCTCCTTGGGACTtttctccacctcctttcttggAAACTTCTTCCCCTAAGCTACCTAGCTGGAGACCCTCAAGACCAAGACCTCGATGGGGTCAGTCCCCTGTCCCACAGCAGCGCAGtgatggagaagaggaggaggaggtcgcCAGCATCAGTGGTCAGATGCTTGCTGGAGAACTGGACAACTCTGTGAACAGCTTGGACTTCCCCATGCACCTGGCATGCCCAGAGGAAGAAGACAAGCCAACAGCAGCGGAGGTGGCAGTGTCAGCACCTGCTGATGAGAGCATCTCCTCCCTGAGTGAGCTGGTACGCGCCATGCATCCCTACTGCTTGCCCAACCTCACACACTTGGCATCACTTGAGGATGAGCTTCAGGAACAGGTGGATGACTTGTCAGCTCCTGAGGgttgtgtggtgctggagatagTGGGCCAGGCAGCCACAGCTGGTGATGACCTGGAGATCCCGGTTGTGGTGCGCCAGATCCCTTCTGGATCCCAGTCTCTGCTCTTGGATGAGTCTGCAGGGGCCAGTCCTGCCTTGCAGCTACTCATGCCCACCGTGGAGGCCAGGATGGAAGCAGCTGTGCCTAAGGTTGCCCCTTGCCCTGATCAAGAAGAATTATCATTGAACTCTACCTGCTTATTGGAGCCCAGGGAAATCATGGAGTCATTGGCACCCAAGGAGCTTCAGAACCTACCTGCCAGTGCAATTCAGGGTTCTCAGAGAGTTCCCAGAAAGGGCAGGAAGAAGAAGAGCAAGGAACAGCCAGCAGCCTGTTTGGAAGACTATACTAGGAGACTGAGATCATCTTCTCGTGGACAGTCTACTATGGCTACAGAGGTGAACTCTCAGGCGGGTAACTTACAGAAACAGCCTCAGGAAGAACTTCAGAGAGAGGCTGAAGCTCCTCAGAGCAGGGGGAAGCCACGGGCGTGGGCTCGGGCCTGGGCAGCTGCCTTGGAGAAGCCTGAGTCTGAGAACTTAGAGAGAAGTGCAGAACAGGATAGCCCTGCTGAAGAAGATGCCCTTGACCTCTGCCCTAAGCTGGTTGATACTAGCCAAGCTGAGCCCATGCCAGCTGACTCTGTTGAAGCTGATGCAGCTGCAGTTAAGCATGCTATAGCTGATTGTATACCTGTTGACCAGGCTTCAGCTAGTACAGAACTGATTGGTCCTCTCCCAGTAGGCCCAGTGCTGACTGACAGGACAGGAATCAGACCTGCAGTGTCTATTCCCACCCCAGCTGGCGCTGTCCCAGCTAACACAGTGACAGTTGACTCTGTTCCGCATGACCTGGCTCCAGTAGACCCTGTGCTAGTTAAGCACAGACCAACCGACCCTAGAcgtgctgcagcagcagcagctcagggGACTCGTCTTTCCCTAGATTCCTCAGCCCACCCCAAGGTTGCAGGTCCTCTGAAGGTGGAAGGTAGCACCAGCGCTACAACCCAGGAAGCCAGACCTCGACCTCTCAGCCTGTCTGAGTACCGCCAGCGAAGGCAGCAAAGACAAACAGAAGCAGAAGGCAGGAATTCTCAGCCCCCCACTGGCAAGTGGCCTAGTCTCCCAGAGACCCCCACAGGGCTGGCAGATATTCCTTGTCTTGTTCCACCAGCCCCAGCCAAGAAGACAGCTCCACAGAGAAGCTCTGTACCAGAGACTTGTTTTGTGTCTGTGGGTACCAACCCTGCTTCCCCTACTCCTGAGCCATCTGCAAGCAAACCTATGGTTTCCGTTCACTTGGAACAGGTGCCGTCTCATGAGATGCCACTTCCAGTTAGACCGCCCCTTCCTACCTTGCAGTCTGTGTCTCCTGCTGGGCCCATCCCTTCCACAGTGCCCACTCCTTTGCCTTTCCCTCCAGGCATACCTCCtttgcttcctcttccttcaaGTGGCCATGGAGTCCCCAGTCTGCCCCCACCTCCCTTGCAACCATCTGGACTTCCAGTGTCCATGAGACAAATACCACCTGATCCCTATACTCATTATGCCCCTGTGCCACCCTGGCCTTGTTATCCCTCTGTGTCCCCTTCTGGCTATCCTTGTCTGCCCCCACAACCAACGGTGCCCATGGTGTCTGGTACTCCTGGTACCTATGCTGTACCCCCAACTTGCAATGTGCCTTGGGTACCCACTCCTGCTCCAGTTTCACCTTACAGCTCCAGCTATGGGCACATGGGATGGGGCCCTGGACCTCAACAGCCTCCGTTCTGGTCTACTGTTTCTCCACCTCCTTTGTCTTCAGCGTCTACTGGAAGAGCTGTTCCCCCATCCAATGTGGAACCTAGTAGTAATCCAGCTGGTTCTCCTGAAGATGAACTTCCTGTGTCAGTGACTCCTTCCCTAAGTTCTGGGGCAGACAGCCCCATAGCTCCACCGGTTGAGCCTACGAAACTGGAGGTTCAGCCAGTGCCTGTGTCTCCTCAGCCAAAACACAAAGTGTCTACCCTGGTACAAAGTCTCCAGGTCAAGACTCCACCATGTCTGTCTACTGAGTGTGTAGCTGTTGGGGAGTCTGCATCAGAGAGGCTAAAGCCTGAGGCTCAGGAGAACAGAGCCAAGGAAAAGCCCCTCTCTGCAACTGTCAAGGCTGGTCCCACACCAAGGCAGAGTACTGCCCCAAAGCTGCCTGCTGTCCATCCAGCCCGACTAAGAAAACTATCCTTCCTGCCTACTCCACGTTCTCAGGGGTCTGAGGACGTGGTACAGGCATTCATCAGTGAGATTG GAATTGAAGCATCAGACCTGTCCAGTCTGTTGGAGCAGTTTGAGAAATCAGAAG CCAAAAAGGAGTGTCCTCTCCCGGCTCCTGCTGACAGCCTGGCTGTAGGAAACTCAGG CAGCATTGACACTCCCCAGGAGAAGAGACCCCTAGACCGGTTACAAGCCCCAGAACTGGCCAACGTGGCAG gGCTCACCCCTCCAGCTACCCCTCCCCACCAGTTATGGAAGCCCTTGGCTGCTGTCTCACTGTTGGCCAAATCTCCTAAATCTACCGCCCAGGAGGGAACCCTGAAGCCTGAAGGAGTTACAGAGGCCAAACATCCAGCTGCAGCCTGCCTCCAAGAAAGGGTCCATGGCCCTAGTCCTgtccatgtgggctctggggaccaTGATTATTGTGTCCGAAGCAGGACACCCCCAAAAAAGATGCCTGCCCTAGTCATTCCAGAGGTGGGCTCCCGATGGAATGTCAAGCGCCATCAGGACATCACCATCAAACCCGTCTTGTCATTGGGCCCAGCTGCTCCCCTACTTCCATGCACGACTTCCCAGGAGCCACTTGATCACAGGACTAGCAGTGAGCAGGCAGAGTCTTCAGCGCCTTATCTTGCCCCGTCCACCTTGCTGTCTCCTGAGGCCTCACCCTGCCGGAAAGACATGAACACTAGGACTCCCTCTGAGCCCCCAGGCAAGCAGCGGTCAATGCGCTGTTACCGAAAAGCCTGCAGATCAGTCAGTCCCCCAGGTCGGGGCTGGCAGGGCCGTCGTGGCCGCAGCAGCCGCTCTGTCAGCTCTGGGTCCAACCGGACCAGCGAAGCATCCTCATCTTCATCGGTGTCTTCCTCATCCCGATCCCGGTCCAggtccctctcccccccccacaagAGGTGGCGAAG GTCCAGCTGCAGTTCCTCTGGACGTTCGAGAAGATGTTCATCCTCTTCATCatcttcatcctcttcttcctcatcatcCAGTTCCAGAAGccgttctccctctctgtcccctcgCAGAAGTGACCGAAGGCGGCG CTCTTACCGTTCAAATGACCATTACCAAAGGCAGAGAGTGCTGCAGAAGGAGCGTGCAATA gaagagagaagggtggTCTTCATTGGAAAGATACCTGGCCGCATGACTCGGTCAGAGCTGAAACAGAGATTCTCTGTTTTTGGAGAGATTGAGGAGTGCACCATTCATTTTCGTGTCCAAGG TGACAACTATGGTTTCGTCACTTACCGTTATGCTGAAGAGGCATTTGCAGCCATCGAGAGTGGCCACAAGTTGCGGCAGGCAGATGAGCAGCCCTTTGATCTCTGCTTTGGGGGCCGCAGGCAGTTCTGCAAAAGGAGTTACTCTGATCTTG ACTCCAATCGGGAAGACTTTGACCCTGCTCCCGTGAAGAGCAAATTTGATTCACTTGACTTTGATACATTATTGAAACAGGCCCAGAAGAACCTGAGGAGGTAA